Proteins encoded by one window of Candidatus Mesenet endosymbiont of Phosphuga atrata:
- the rimM gene encoding ribosome maturation factor RimM (Essential for efficient processing of 16S rRNA), translating to MVLSPHGIKGAVKIKIFTEKPENIAIYGELTDGNKSYTIQSVSIINDNIVIAYIKGIDSRCGADLLRNRRLYISRESLPMLTNEDESYVEDLIDSKVKLIDDTDYGYVKAVYNFGAGDIIEILIKECNKAIMLPFSKEIFIHIDSKQKIITLDLPEFIDKNDYI from the coding sequence GTGGTTTTGTCGCCACATGGTATTAAAGGGGCAGTAAAAATAAAAATTTTTACAGAAAAACCAGAGAATATTGCTATTTATGGTGAATTAACTGATGGTAACAAAAGCTATACAATACAATCTGTATCTATAATAAATGATAATATTGTTATTGCGTATATTAAAGGTATTGACTCTCGTTGTGGTGCTGATCTTTTAAGAAATAGAAGGTTATACATATCAAGAGAAAGTTTGCCGATGTTAACAAATGAAGATGAATCTTATGTAGAAGATTTAATCGACTCTAAGGTGAAACTTATAGATGATACAGATTATGGTTATGTTAAAGCTGTGTACAATTTTGGTGCTGGTGATATAATTGAGATCTTAATAAAAGAATGTAATAAAGCAATCATGCTACCTTTTTCAAAAGAGATATTTATACATATAGATTCTAAACAAAAAATTATCACATTAGATTTGCCTGAATTTATTGATAAAAATGATTACATTTAA
- the trmD gene encoding tRNA (guanosine(37)-N1)-methyltransferase TrmD, producing the protein MTFNVLTLFPEMFPGPLDYSLIGQALRKGIWSLEARNIRSFADDKHASVDDTPYGGGQGMIMRADVVGKAVDDVLSLNQDTKLIYVTPSGNKFDDNVARELSCLSNITILCGRYEGVDQRIVDAYPFYELSIGDYILSGGELAAMVLIDACVRLIPGVVKNSDSVANESFAGNTLEYPQYTKPRQWRGYSVPEVLLSGNHEAINKWRQDKALFITKERRPDLLNNLNGGEND; encoded by the coding sequence ATTACATTTAACGTATTGACTTTATTTCCTGAAATGTTTCCTGGGCCTTTAGATTATTCTCTTATTGGTCAAGCTTTGCGCAAAGGAATATGGAGTTTAGAGGCTAGAAATATTCGTTCTTTTGCAGACGATAAACACGCAAGTGTTGATGATACGCCGTATGGTGGAGGGCAAGGCATGATTATGCGTGCTGATGTGGTAGGTAAAGCAGTAGATGATGTCTTATCCTTAAATCAAGATACTAAGTTAATCTATGTAACACCATCTGGTAATAAGTTTGATGATAATGTTGCAAGGGAGTTATCTTGTCTTTCTAATATCACGATATTGTGTGGTCGTTATGAAGGTGTGGACCAAAGAATAGTTGACGCTTATCCTTTTTATGAGTTAAGTATAGGGGATTATATATTATCAGGAGGTGAGCTTGCTGCTATGGTATTAATTGATGCTTGTGTGAGGCTTATTCCTGGAGTAGTGAAAAACAGCGATAGTGTTGCAAATGAGAGCTTTGCTGGCAATACACTTGAATATCCTCAATATACTAAACCTCGTCAGTGGAGAGGATATTCAGTTCCAGAAGTGTTGCTTTCTGGTAATCACGAAGCAATAAATAAATGGAGACAAGATAAAGCTTTATTCATTACAAAAGAGCGTCGTCCTGATTTGTTAAATAATTTAAATGGAGGTGAAAATGACTAA
- the rplS gene encoding 50S ribosomal protein L19: protein MTNLLEEFNRKQIQAMDRKIPEFRVGDTLKVTAKVDATSERTQVFEGVCISKRRMRNLSSNLHASFFLRKVSYGESIVSQYFVYSPLLVSIEVIRLGKVRRAKLYYLCDLYGKAARIKERKIHIKTRSTE from the coding sequence ATGACTAACTTACTTGAGGAATTTAATCGTAAACAAATTCAAGCTATGGATAGAAAAATACCTGAATTTCGAGTTGGTGACACTTTGAAAGTTACAGCAAAAGTTGATGCTACAAGTGAGCGTACCCAAGTCTTTGAGGGGGTATGTATATCTAAAAGGAGAATGCGTAACCTTTCTTCTAATTTACATGCTTCTTTTTTTCTAAGAAAGGTGAGTTATGGGGAGAGTATAGTATCACAATACTTTGTTTATTCTCCTCTATTGGTATCAATAGAAGTTATAAGGCTAGGTAAAGTACGTAGAGCTAAGCTTTACTATCTTTGCGATTTATATGGAAAAGCAGCAAGAATTAAGGAGCGCAAAATACATATCAAAACGAGATCTACTGAGTAA
- the ispF gene encoding 2-C-methyl-D-erythritol 2,4-cyclodiphosphate synthase, which yields MEKQQELRSAKYISKRDLLSNNVTNAPKFRIGIGYDVHRFIALEDGMDSCEIKICGVPVKHDMEIEAHSDGDVGIHAVVDAMLGAMALGDIGQHFPPTDLKWKDKDSSHFLEFAVKQVRDKGYFVSNADIIIVCERPKISQYRDNMKKRMSELLQINNNLVSIKATTTEKLDDIGRHKGIAAYAIVQVQRINWFYFFFNCCFQRLVR from the coding sequence ATGGAAAAGCAGCAAGAATTAAGGAGCGCAAAATACATATCAAAACGAGATCTACTGAGTAATAATGTGACAAATGCACCAAAATTTCGTATTGGTATAGGATATGATGTGCATAGATTTATTGCACTTGAGGATGGCATGGATAGTTGCGAAATTAAAATTTGTGGAGTGCCTGTAAAGCATGATATGGAGATAGAAGCACATTCTGATGGTGATGTTGGGATTCATGCAGTTGTTGATGCAATGCTTGGAGCTATGGCACTTGGGGATATAGGACAGCATTTCCCCCCTACAGATCTAAAATGGAAGGATAAAGATTCTAGTCATTTTTTAGAATTTGCTGTTAAGCAGGTAAGAGATAAAGGTTATTTTGTATCTAATGCTGATATTATCATTGTATGTGAAAGACCTAAAATAAGTCAATATAGAGATAATATGAAAAAACGTATGTCAGAGCTTTTACAAATAAATAATAACCTTGTTAGTATAAAAGCAACTACTACAGAAAAATTAGATGATATAGGACGCCACAAAGGCATAGCTGCATATGCTATTGTACAGGTGCAGCGTATAAATTGGTTTTATTTTTTTTTCAATTGTTGTTTTCAACGATTGGTAAGGTAA
- the dcd gene encoding dCTP deaminase: MAIMPDKWIKTKVKKSNMIEPFVDYKNSKGVISYGLSSYGYDARIDNKFKIFTNINSTIIDPKNFSSGNFIDKQDDICIIPPNSFVLAKTIEYFRIPRDILVICVGKSTYARCGIVVNVTPLEPGWEGYVTLEFSNTTPLPAKIYANEGACQFIFLKANDECEKSYDEINGKYMKQQDITLPIVENNN; the protein is encoded by the coding sequence ATGGCTATAATGCCTGATAAATGGATAAAAACTAAAGTTAAAAAATCTAATATGATAGAGCCTTTTGTTGATTATAAAAACAGTAAAGGTGTTATCTCTTATGGACTTTCTTCTTACGGTTATGATGCAAGAATAGATAATAAATTTAAAATATTTACAAATATAAACTCAACTATTATTGATCCTAAAAATTTCTCTTCAGGAAATTTCATTGACAAACAAGATGACATATGTATAATTCCACCAAATAGTTTTGTTTTAGCAAAAACCATTGAGTATTTTCGTATACCCAGAGATATTTTAGTTATTTGCGTTGGTAAATCAACTTATGCTAGGTGTGGGATAGTAGTAAATGTTACCCCTCTTGAACCAGGATGGGAAGGGTATGTAACTTTAGAATTTTCTAATACAACACCACTTCCAGCTAAGATATATGCAAACGAAGGTGCATGTCAGTTTATTTTCTTAAAAGCTAATGATGAATGTGAAAAATCATATGATGAAATAAATGGGAAATACATGAAACAACAAGATATTACCTTACCAATCGTTGAAAACAACAATTGA
- the rpsL gene encoding 30S ribosomal protein S12: MPTINQLIRKGRSSFCRTNRVLALCGSPQRRGVCVKVYTTTPRKPNSALRKVAKVRVKRSSGEYYEVLAYIPGEGHNLQEHSVVLMCGGGVRDLPGVRYRIIRGALDLAGVQNRKKSRSRYGVKKSGK, translated from the coding sequence ATGCCGACGATAAATCAATTAATACGGAAGGGTAGGTCGTCTTTTTGTCGTACAAATAGAGTTTTAGCCCTTTGCGGCAGTCCTCAGAGAAGGGGAGTGTGTGTGAAAGTGTATACAACTACTCCCAGAAAACCTAACTCAGCGCTACGTAAAGTGGCGAAAGTGAGAGTTAAAAGGAGCAGTGGGGAGTATTATGAGGTGCTTGCATATATTCCTGGCGAAGGGCATAATTTGCAGGAGCATTCTGTTGTCTTAATGTGTGGTGGTGGTGTAAGGGATTTACCTGGTGTACGTTATCGCATTATAAGGGGTGCTTTAGATTTAGCTGGTGTGCAAAATCGCAAGAAATCTCGTTCAAGATATGGTGTTAAGAAATCTGGCAAATGA